Proteins from a single region of Pseudarthrobacter sp. NIBRBAC000502772:
- a CDS encoding glutathionylspermidine synthase family protein, with protein sequence MKRLLSEPRPDWKQKIEEQGLVFSTTAMPDGKKIEYWNEAAYYEFTMDEVETLEVTAEDMHKMCLEAAKFLATGAMGNIGIGPQALELAAESLQAADMDVYGRFDFIYDGQGGPAKMLEYNADTPTGLIEAAVAQWFWLQDVFPEKDQWNGIHEALIRQWKKMQYRTGMSTLHIAHSEAEESGEDWMTAAYMRDVASQAGWTTIGINMSDIGWDPNLNRFVDLDNFMISTMFKLYPWELMMKEPFGHRLLQRAHNPRWVEPAWKMLLSNKALLAALWHLYPDHPHLLPAYLNEPGPLKEWVAKPLHGREGDNIKIHAPGISLEQPGGYGREGWCYQQFHALPDFDGNHPVLGLWVVDGESVGCGIRESDGPITDYFCRFVPNTIDAPAPLSAQAHSSKAGIAL encoded by the coding sequence GTGAAGCGGTTGTTATCGGAGCCCAGGCCTGATTGGAAGCAGAAAATCGAAGAGCAGGGCCTGGTCTTCTCCACCACCGCCATGCCCGACGGTAAGAAGATCGAATACTGGAACGAGGCGGCCTACTACGAATTCACCATGGACGAGGTGGAGACGCTGGAGGTCACGGCCGAGGACATGCACAAGATGTGCCTGGAGGCAGCCAAGTTCCTGGCCACGGGCGCCATGGGGAACATCGGCATCGGCCCGCAGGCGCTGGAGCTCGCAGCTGAGTCTTTGCAGGCCGCGGACATGGATGTCTACGGGCGCTTCGACTTTATCTATGACGGTCAGGGCGGACCCGCCAAGATGCTCGAGTACAACGCCGACACCCCCACCGGCCTGATCGAGGCCGCCGTCGCGCAATGGTTCTGGCTGCAGGACGTGTTCCCGGAGAAGGACCAGTGGAACGGCATCCACGAGGCCCTGATCCGGCAGTGGAAGAAAATGCAGTACCGCACCGGCATGAGCACGCTCCACATAGCCCATTCCGAGGCTGAGGAGTCCGGCGAGGACTGGATGACGGCCGCGTACATGCGGGACGTGGCCAGCCAGGCGGGCTGGACCACCATCGGCATCAATATGTCCGATATCGGCTGGGATCCCAACCTGAACCGCTTCGTGGACCTGGACAACTTCATGATCAGCACCATGTTCAAGCTGTATCCCTGGGAGCTGATGATGAAGGAGCCGTTCGGGCACCGGCTGCTGCAGCGCGCACATAATCCCCGTTGGGTGGAGCCTGCGTGGAAAATGCTGCTCTCCAACAAGGCCTTGCTGGCTGCTCTGTGGCACCTGTACCCGGACCACCCCCACCTGCTGCCGGCCTACCTCAACGAGCCCGGACCCCTGAAGGAATGGGTGGCCAAGCCGCTGCATGGGCGCGAAGGCGACAATATCAAGATCCATGCGCCGGGCATCAGCCTGGAGCAGCCCGGCGGGTACGGCCGAGAGGGCTGGTGCTACCAGCAGTTCCATGCGTTGCCCGACTTCGACGGCAACCACCCCGTCCTTGGCCTCTGGGTGGTGGATGGCGAGTCCGTGGGCTGCGGGATCCGCGAATCGGACGGCCCCATCACCGACTACTTCTGCCGTTTTGTGCCCAACACCATTGACGCCCCGGCGCCGCTTTCAGCGCAGGCCCACTCCAGCAAAGCAGGTATCGCACTATGA
- a CDS encoding APC family permease — MSAETTTAGGASGGPSGGAVPDKGLRAGILDLGDSVMLGLASTAPVYSLAATLGLIVAVNGNYTPLILVLGFIPVLFIAYAFRELNSAMPDCGTTFTWSRRAFGPWAGWLGGWGVALAGIVVLANLAQVAGQYLWLLIGDGSLAENKVVVTATGVLFIVFMTLVNYRGIRLGEHVQRVLTYVQYVSLGIFALAIIVRIAGGAPEGQAFDIEWFNPAGAFADPFAVVHGSLLALFIYWGWDTCLAVNEETENPTTTPGRGAVISAFVLVAIYVSVALLVMMYATVGTEGIGLGNEANQSDVFLAMKDVVLGPWGWLIVVAVLASVLSSTQTTILPTARGTLSMGVHGALPPKFGEVHARNQTPGFSTQVMGAAAVVYYVAMSFLSENLLSDSISAISLFIAFYYALTGFACFWYFRATLRSSARNLWFRGILPLLGALILTAAFFISAVQMWDPAYGDTQIFGVGGAFVSGVVLLALGVVLAVVCRFLPSTREYFTGKPAAAATPTSA; from the coding sequence ATGAGTGCGGAGACGACGACGGCGGGCGGCGCTTCCGGCGGACCGTCCGGCGGTGCCGTCCCCGACAAGGGGCTCCGTGCGGGGATCCTGGACCTCGGCGACTCAGTCATGCTGGGCCTCGCATCCACGGCGCCCGTGTATTCGCTGGCCGCCACGCTGGGCCTGATCGTGGCCGTCAACGGGAACTACACTCCCCTGATCCTGGTCCTCGGGTTCATCCCCGTCCTGTTCATCGCCTACGCCTTCCGGGAGCTGAACAGCGCCATGCCGGACTGCGGCACAACGTTCACCTGGTCCCGCCGGGCGTTCGGCCCGTGGGCGGGTTGGCTGGGCGGCTGGGGTGTTGCCCTGGCCGGCATCGTGGTCCTGGCCAATCTCGCCCAGGTGGCAGGCCAGTATCTGTGGCTGCTGATCGGCGACGGCTCACTGGCGGAAAACAAGGTGGTGGTCACCGCCACCGGCGTGCTGTTCATCGTGTTTATGACCCTGGTGAACTACCGGGGCATCCGGCTGGGCGAGCATGTCCAACGGGTGCTGACGTATGTGCAGTATGTCTCGCTGGGCATCTTTGCGCTGGCCATCATTGTGCGGATCGCGGGCGGTGCGCCCGAGGGCCAGGCCTTTGACATCGAGTGGTTCAACCCTGCCGGTGCCTTCGCGGACCCCTTCGCCGTGGTGCACGGTTCGCTGCTTGCCCTGTTCATTTATTGGGGCTGGGATACCTGCCTGGCCGTGAACGAGGAGACCGAAAACCCGACCACTACGCCGGGGCGTGGCGCCGTCATTTCGGCCTTTGTCCTGGTGGCCATCTACGTCTCGGTGGCCTTGCTGGTGATGATGTACGCCACGGTTGGCACCGAGGGCATTGGCCTGGGCAACGAAGCGAACCAGTCCGACGTCTTCCTGGCGATGAAGGACGTGGTCCTGGGTCCGTGGGGCTGGCTGATTGTGGTGGCCGTGCTGGCCTCGGTCCTGTCGTCCACGCAGACCACCATCCTGCCCACGGCCCGCGGCACACTGTCGATGGGCGTGCACGGTGCGCTGCCGCCGAAGTTCGGCGAAGTCCATGCCCGCAACCAGACCCCCGGATTCTCCACCCAGGTCATGGGCGCCGCCGCCGTGGTGTACTACGTGGCCATGAGTTTCCTCAGCGAAAACCTGCTCTCCGATTCCATCAGCGCCATCAGCCTGTTCATCGCCTTCTACTACGCGCTGACGGGCTTCGCGTGCTTCTGGTATTTCCGCGCCACCCTCCGGAGCTCAGCCCGCAATCTCTGGTTCCGGGGCATCCTCCCCCTGCTCGGGGCGCTGATCCTCACGGCGGCGTTCTTCATTTCCGCTGTCCAGATGTGGGATCCGGCCTACGGCGACACCCAGATCTTCGGCGTCGGCGGGGCGTTTGTCAGCGGCGTGGTGCTACTGGCCCTGGGCGTTGTCCTGGCCGTTGTCTGCAGGTTCCTGCCGTCAACGCGGGAGTACTTCACCGGGAAGCCGGCGGCGGCCGCCACACCGACGTCGGCCTAA
- a CDS encoding acyl-CoA dehydrogenase family protein, which produces MSDADVTAEVLASPDPSDILALDALLSADERALRQRIRDFTDQRIKPNIARWYDDAVFPLELAPELGELGVLGMHLEGYGCPGRSAVEYGLAAMELEAGDSGIRTFVSVQGSLAMTAIHKWGSEDQKQEWLPRMAAGEVIGCFALTEPTAGSDPSSMTTVARRDGTGDSAGWILDGAKRWIGLASVAGVMVVWAQTDDGVRGFLVPAGTPGVTATPITQKLSMRASIQCDVVFDGVRLGPEAMLPAAMGLRGPFTCLNEARYGIIWGAMGAARDSYEAALAYSQDRLQFGKPLAGYQLTQEKLVNMLLEIQKGTMLAYYLGRLKDERKLRPEQISLGKLNNVREAIKIAREARSILGGNGITLDYSPLRHAANLESVRTYEGTDEVHMLVLGQHITGLGAFR; this is translated from the coding sequence ATGAGCGACGCTGACGTCACTGCCGAAGTACTTGCCTCACCGGACCCATCGGACATCCTGGCCCTTGATGCGCTGCTGAGCGCTGACGAGCGTGCGCTCCGGCAGCGGATCCGCGACTTCACCGACCAGCGGATCAAACCAAACATCGCCCGCTGGTACGACGACGCCGTCTTTCCGCTGGAGCTCGCTCCCGAACTCGGCGAGCTGGGCGTCCTGGGGATGCACCTGGAAGGGTACGGCTGCCCCGGCCGTTCCGCCGTCGAATACGGCCTGGCCGCGATGGAACTTGAGGCCGGCGATTCCGGGATCCGGACCTTCGTCTCGGTGCAGGGGTCCCTGGCCATGACGGCGATCCACAAATGGGGTTCGGAGGACCAGAAGCAGGAGTGGCTCCCCCGGATGGCCGCCGGCGAAGTGATCGGCTGCTTCGCCCTGACTGAGCCCACGGCAGGCTCCGACCCGTCCTCCATGACCACTGTCGCCCGCCGGGACGGCACCGGGGACAGCGCCGGCTGGATCCTGGACGGTGCCAAGCGCTGGATCGGGCTGGCCTCCGTGGCCGGGGTGATGGTGGTGTGGGCCCAAACCGACGACGGCGTCCGCGGCTTCCTGGTGCCGGCCGGTACGCCGGGCGTGACCGCAACGCCCATTACTCAGAAGCTCTCCATGCGCGCTTCCATCCAGTGCGATGTGGTGTTCGACGGCGTCCGGCTGGGACCGGAGGCCATGCTGCCGGCCGCCATGGGCCTGCGCGGGCCATTTACGTGCCTGAACGAGGCCCGCTACGGGATCATCTGGGGTGCCATGGGCGCCGCCCGTGATTCTTACGAAGCCGCCCTGGCGTATTCCCAGGACCGGCTGCAGTTCGGCAAGCCGCTGGCCGGGTACCAGCTGACGCAGGAGAAGCTGGTGAATATGCTGCTGGAGATCCAGAAGGGCACCATGCTGGCCTACTACCTGGGGCGCCTCAAAGACGAAAGAAAACTGCGGCCCGAGCAGATCTCGCTGGGCAAGCTGAACAACGTGCGCGAGGCCATCAAGATCGCCCGCGAGGCCCGTTCCATCCTCGGTGGCAACGGCATCACGCTGGACTACTCGCCGCTCCGGCACGCTGCCAACCTGGAGTCAGTCCGCACCTACGAGGGCACCGACGAGGTCCACATGCTCGTCCTTGGTCAGCACATCACCGGCCTCGGCGCGTTCCGGTAA
- a CDS encoding TetR/AcrR family transcriptional regulator translates to MSQTSLLHYFPSKSDLLLAVLNWRDSHTGDGTTLPDPEEALVDAVIRQARFNEEIPGVIELYTVLCAESVTDGHPGREFFIERFERLRRSYARRFEQLAEEGRLRPGVEPEAAAASLIALWDGIQTQWLLSPESVDMAGCLRGYLELVILPE, encoded by the coding sequence ATGAGCCAGACGAGCCTCCTGCACTACTTCCCATCGAAAAGCGATCTGCTGCTGGCCGTGCTCAACTGGCGCGACTCGCATACCGGCGATGGCACCACACTTCCCGATCCGGAGGAAGCGCTGGTCGATGCCGTGATTCGCCAGGCACGCTTCAACGAGGAGATCCCGGGCGTCATTGAGTTGTACACCGTGCTCTGCGCGGAATCTGTCACGGACGGCCATCCGGGGCGCGAATTCTTCATCGAACGATTTGAACGGCTGCGGCGGAGCTACGCCCGTCGGTTTGAGCAGCTCGCCGAGGAAGGGCGGCTGCGCCCCGGGGTGGAACCCGAAGCCGCCGCGGCATCATTGATTGCGCTGTGGGACGGCATCCAGACACAGTGGCTGCTATCGCCCGAGAGCGTCGACATGGCAGGGTGCCTGCGGGGCTACCTCGAACTGGTCATCCTCCCCGAATAA